In the Chroococcidiopsis sp. SAG 2025 genome, one interval contains:
- a CDS encoding GumC family protein, with protein MKQIFSIARKHWLPLLGFNSAVLAATIYAAFYASTSIPPVWTANAKLNLPQTGGLSANLGPLGSTQTTALNFKDVSPLDVQLAILTSDAVMKRVQAVDPEKSLYSKVSSFSQLFVVTPQPATTLIEVEAQGSRPDIAYKRLFTFLEVYQERLNELRRKDAEVRVQYTQEELEQARLNLNQAQANLSNFQRSTGLVDSPEQTKGLISAINNLKTTQATLIAQGQANATQAQAAAVSLGITPQQAMNSLRLGENKEYQATRTQLSQLESTMAVTRSKYRDDSPQVQSLLQQRQQLLRQLNQQIAVAIPGANAAQIDTTLGNGPNDSRLELMVELIRNQTLAQGAQQQAKQIQKQVDKLNTELNFITKNQAQLLDLQRKYEIAEGVYKGVIAQSEQSKTNPFNAYPNVQTLNEPTIDPRPSIPNLRLIVTGGMLAAIFGSMALIFFLENRNPLLKPKDLQQVELPVLGSIPHLKQPSMERNLAAEIDIEFQRLASSILMLEHPCLMVTSATAGEGKTTVTLGLALALLNFGFRVLVIDGDLRKAEMSRRLGKNRIKVAANASPPTPVSVSPGFDLLPALSIPKQKIPEFFARGSFERNIKAMRDSGGYDYVLIDSPPVGLASETNLMSAVVCNVLFVLRSGTSDRYPVMNSLEQLTRYNARIMGLVVNGSDSQTAVYRYGYGRQRELLEHEA; from the coding sequence ATGAAACAGATATTCAGTATTGCCCGCAAGCACTGGTTGCCACTGCTTGGATTTAACAGTGCCGTGCTTGCTGCCACAATTTATGCAGCGTTCTACGCCAGCACGAGCATTCCTCCAGTCTGGACAGCTAATGCCAAGTTAAATCTTCCCCAAACAGGCGGTTTAAGTGCGAATCTCGGTCCTTTAGGTAGCACTCAAACCACGGCGCTCAACTTTAAAGATGTCAGCCCTCTAGACGTGCAGTTAGCTATTTTAACTAGCGATGCCGTGATGAAGCGCGTGCAGGCAGTTGACCCCGAAAAAAGCTTGTACTCGAAGGTTAGTAGCTTCAGCCAGTTATTTGTCGTCACCCCACAGCCAGCAACAACGCTGATAGAAGTGGAAGCTCAGGGTAGTCGCCCCGATATAGCTTACAAGCGATTGTTTACCTTTCTTGAGGTCTATCAAGAACGCTTGAACGAACTGCGTCGCAAAGATGCAGAAGTCCGCGTGCAGTATACCCAAGAAGAGCTGGAACAAGCTCGTCTCAATCTCAACCAAGCGCAAGCGAATTTATCGAATTTTCAGCGCTCCACCGGACTAGTTGACAGCCCGGAACAAACTAAGGGATTGATTTCAGCAATTAATAACTTGAAAACGACCCAGGCAACCCTGATTGCCCAGGGACAAGCCAATGCCACGCAAGCTCAAGCTGCGGCAGTCAGTCTCGGGATTACGCCCCAACAAGCAATGAATTCTCTGCGTTTGGGCGAGAACAAAGAGTATCAAGCCACCCGCACTCAACTCTCGCAATTAGAGTCAACTATGGCAGTAACCCGCAGTAAGTATAGAGATGATAGCCCGCAGGTGCAATCTTTATTACAGCAGCGCCAACAGTTACTCCGCCAGCTCAATCAGCAAATTGCCGTGGCAATTCCTGGTGCTAACGCCGCGCAAATAGATACAACTCTAGGTAATGGACCTAACGATAGTCGCCTAGAACTGATGGTAGAGTTGATCCGAAATCAGACCTTAGCTCAAGGGGCGCAGCAACAGGCGAAGCAAATCCAAAAGCAAGTTGACAAACTCAATACCGAACTCAACTTCATCACGAAAAATCAAGCACAGTTGTTAGACCTCCAGCGCAAGTACGAGATTGCCGAAGGCGTATACAAAGGCGTTATTGCTCAAAGCGAGCAGTCAAAGACCAATCCTTTTAACGCCTATCCAAACGTGCAGACGCTAAACGAACCAACCATCGACCCCAGACCATCCATACCTAACTTACGGCTGATCGTCACTGGTGGTATGCTCGCTGCCATTTTCGGCAGTATGGCGCTAATTTTCTTCCTAGAAAATCGCAACCCATTGCTCAAACCAAAAGACTTACAGCAAGTGGAACTCCCAGTTTTGGGCAGCATTCCCCATCTCAAACAACCCAGCATGGAACGAAATTTAGCAGCCGAAATCGATATCGAGTTTCAGCGCTTGGCTTCATCTATCTTGATGCTAGAACACCCTTGTTTGATGGTGACTAGCGCCACTGCTGGAGAAGGTAAGACCACAGTTACTCTAGGGCTAGCTCTAGCCTTACTCAACTTCGGCTTTCGGGTGCTGGTGATCGATGGCGATCTGCGCAAAGCAGAAATGAGTCGGCGCTTAGGGAAAAATCGGATCAAGGTAGCAGCAAATGCCAGTCCTCCAACGCCAGTTTCCGTTTCCCCAGGTTTTGACTTACTACCAGCGTTGTCTATCCCCAAACAGAAAATTCCTGAATTCTTTGCCCGTGGTAGTTTTGAGCGCAATATTAAAGCCATGCGCGATTCCGGTGGCTACGATTACGTATTAATAGACAGCCCTCCAGTCGGGCTAGCCAGCGAGACAAATTTAATGAGCGCAGTGGTATGCAACGTCTTGTTTGTTTTGCGGTCTGGCACGAGCGATCGCTATCCCGTGATGAATAGCTTGGAACAACTGACGCGGTATAACGCGCGGATTATGGGTCTGGTAGTCAACGGATCGGACTCCCAAACCGCAGTTTACCGCTACGGGTACGGACGGCAACGAGAATTACTAGAACACGAAGCGTAG